Part of the Desulfotomaculum sp. genome, GATCTAAAAAAGATAGAACTGATGACCTCAACCATAGCCAACCGCGGACCAGACGCAAGCTTTGTAAAAATAATTGGGGGCAAACATACACTTGGAAGCGCAAGGCTTCATATTACTGGTCAATTAGATGCTCCTTTTCCTTATTGCCGCGACGAAATTGGGCCTCAAGTACTATTAAACGGCGAAATCTATAATTATCGCTTTTGGCAAAAAAAACTTGAAGACGAAGGTTATACTTTCTTTACTGGTACTGATACCGAAGTCATCTGGGCAATGTACCATAAATACGGGTTGGAATTTGTCAATAAAATAAAAGGAATGTTTGCCATTGCAATTCTTGACGGCGACAGGCTTATTTTGGTTAGAGACAGGTTTGGAATAAAACCGCTCTTTTATTGCCAGAGAGGAAATGAGCTTGCTTTTGCTTCAGAAATAAAAGCATTGTTAAGATGGACCGACCGTCAACCCCATTTAAACGAATCAGCTTTGCAAGAGATTTTAACTTTTGGTTATATTTATTCTTCGGATGAAACGCTTTTTGTTGGAATAAAGCAGGTTACCCCCGGAGAAGTTCTAATTTTTGATGGAAATGAAATTTGTTCCGAAAACTATTCTGTCCCGCCAACCGCTTTTTCTTCTCCGGGCACAAATGAAGACTATTACTTCCATAAAACACTGCTTTCTAATACCTTACCTGCCGCTATGAGGTTGGTTACTGAACATGGCGCTCATGAAGTCGGCGTTTATCTTTCAGGCGGCGTAGATTCATCTTTAATGGCTGTGCTTTGTAAAGAAATACACGGGAAAATTAAAACTTTCCATCTTACGGACAGCCATCATGCACCGGACCTGCCCTGGTCCAGGGATGTTGCAAAGGCAATAAATAGCGATCATTATGAAATACCTGTTACTTTGCAGGATTATCTAGCTGAACTGCCAAAATTCGTCTACCATTATGAAAATATTGTTGCCGGCGGTGTTTTTGACTTGCAGGGTGGTGTGGCTTTTCATCTACTTTGCAAAAAAGCCTCCCAGCATGTCAAGGTTGCCTTAACAGGAGAGGGCGCAGATGAACTCTTCGGCGGATATTATTGGACATACACACACCCGCTTGGTTTCGCCGACCGTTTGCGTATACGCCTGAAAGAAGCTGTAAAGAACGTTCCGAATGATAAACTGGCTATATTGGTGAACCAGCTTTTCCCGCTTCCCGAGGACGAATTACAGTATCGCTTAAATATTTTCAATGCATTATTAAAAAGCGCATTATCAAATTATCATCTCTGGAGTGTCGACCGTTCATCAGGCGCTTTTGGTTTTGAAATCCGACCATTTTATTTGTATGAGGATATAGTAAAACTGGCTGGTGATATGCCGGTAGAATACAAAGCCCCAAAACCCGGCGTCACAAAGCTGCTGTTAAAAGACGCTGCAATGAATTTTTTTGCCCGTTATGGCCTGGAAGCTATTTGTAACAGAAAGAAATTTGGCATGCCTGCTGCGCTTAATCAACTCGACAATCAAGTAAGGATTTTTATTAACAACAATGTTAGCGACGCTTATGTTCAACGTCACTATTACAAACAATACCTGACGAACAAAATTGATATATTTATGTTCGATTTATTTTTTTACTTTTACTTTCATAAAAACGGAAATTTTGAACCGGCTTTCTGCCTGGAGGAAGCCTTGGCAGGTGGTCTATTTGAAAATATGTATAGTTAGTAAATTCCCGCCAATTCAGGGAGGTATAGCTTCTAAAACATATTGGCTTGCCCGTGGTTTGGCTGAGGCAGGCCTGGAAGTTCACGTAGTAACCAATGCCTTGGCTGTTGAAGATGATTATAAGATTGGATCCTGCGGGAAAGATTTTCTTTTACCGGAAGGAATATTCATTCACAATATAGAACAAGAAACACCCTGGCATATCCCGTATTCAAAACTTTTTCAAGAAAAATTGCTTAACAAATTACTGGGTGTATGTAACCAATACAAAATAGATCTTATCGACAGCCATTACCTTATTCCCTATGGAATAGCCGCTTTTTTGGCAGGCACAATTACCGGGATACCGTATATTGTCCGGCATGGAGGCAGTGATTTAGCCAAATTTTGGGACAAAGGACTATTAAACGAGCTGTTGAAAAGAACACTTTCAAACGCATCCGCTATAGTAACTGACAAAACAGACTTGGGCATTCTTAACAACAACTTGGTCAATCTTCCCCGTTATGTCCCGGATGAACGTTACTTTCATCCGGAAGCCAAAGAAGAAAATCAGATTAGCTTTGCATATATCGGCAAAATAAATTATTATTGGCAGCATAAGGGTCTTGACAGAATTCTAAGTTATTGGGACGGATTTTCATTTGATTCAAGCCTGTTTTTCTTAGCCCAAGGGAAAGGCAAAGCTGATTTTTTAGCTCAATATAAGCCGGATAAAGTAAAATTTCTAGATTTTATTCCTCCCTGGAAAATGCCGTCCTTCCTACAAAAGATTGATTTTCTATTTCATTTAGTTAATGATAATCCTATCCCCGATTTTTCTAACATTGTTGTTGA contains:
- the asnB gene encoding asparagine synthase (glutamine-hydrolyzing); protein product: MCGICGVYGSNDLKKIELMTSTIANRGPDASFVKIIGGKHTLGSARLHITGQLDAPFPYCRDEIGPQVLLNGEIYNYRFWQKKLEDEGYTFFTGTDTEVIWAMYHKYGLEFVNKIKGMFAIAILDGDRLILVRDRFGIKPLFYCQRGNELAFASEIKALLRWTDRQPHLNESALQEILTFGYIYSSDETLFVGIKQVTPGEVLIFDGNEICSENYSVPPTAFSSPGTNEDYYFHKTLLSNTLPAAMRLVTEHGAHEVGVYLSGGVDSSLMAVLCKEIHGKIKTFHLTDSHHAPDLPWSRDVAKAINSDHYEIPVTLQDYLAELPKFVYHYENIVAGGVFDLQGGVAFHLLCKKASQHVKVALTGEGADELFGGYYWTYTHPLGFADRLRIRLKEAVKNVPNDKLAILVNQLFPLPEDELQYRLNIFNALLKSALSNYHLWSVDRSSGAFGFEIRPFYLYEDIVKLAGDMPVEYKAPKPGVTKLLLKDAAMNFFARYGLEAICNRKKFGMPAALNQLDNQVRIFINNNVSDAYVQRHYYKQYLTNKIDIFMFDLFFYFYFHKNGNFEPAFCLEEALAGGLFENMYS